The Myxococcaceae bacterium DNA segment ATATCAGGCGCTAGAGCGGTCAGAGAATGCCCATGGTGTTGCAGGGCACTCACTAATATAAGTGCATTTTTTTCTTGTTCGATACCAGACCCTGTCGGATTATTGATTATCACCTGAAGTGCCCCACTAGCTTGCATTCTCAAAACCATTCCCGCCCAATGGTTTCCATGTAGGAAAATAGGCATAACAACGGTTTTGCCATTCAAAACCAGCTCAACAGCGTTTCCTATCGCGTTTTGCAGTAATTCTGCATTTTCAAAAACAGCAGTAGCCGGAGCAATAACTCTGTAACCTTCTTCCTCTGGCAAGAGGCGTTCCAAAAGGGTTTTTATTTGATCATCAGTATACCAGTCTTTCTGATGTGGATCAACCTCTTCGAAGTCTTTATCTGTTGGCTGTTCTTGCTCCTCTGGCTCTTCCAAAGAAGAAAGAAAAGTCCAGAGTACATACCTGCTTATAATTTCATTGGTAGAGTCGAATTGTGGACTTGAATAATGAGTAAAAGTAACACGAGCACTATCCGTCTGTGGGTGTTGTTTTAATGATATGTCTATTTCCCCTTCATAATTCATCCGTTTTTCTTGGTTTTTACTTATCTCTCCTGAAAGACGAATGAGTTTCTCGTGATCAAAAACATAACTTGTCACAATTTGATTATGCTGAACGACAGCCAAGCTTTTCCAGACCCAGCAAGCCCAATTGAGAGAGTCATTAATTGAGCGATGAAATGCTACTAGGGGAAGCTTGAAATCACCCTTGACTTGGATTGCTCCAGGAGCCCAGATTGCTCCTGAAGAATTCGAGGGTTCAAAAATAAGAAAGTCTGGAAGTTTTACGTTATATTTAGGATATTCTAAATAGTCTGGATTATCAGACAGAAGACGCCGAGTATCTTCAATATTTCTGCCGAATTTTTTTGCTATTATGTCATGATTTAATGCCCCCATATCATCGCATAGATTTTTAATAAATTTATTAACTTGATTTTGTATCCATTCAGGCAATTCTACGCAAGAATCAATATTGACGCTTAAAACACCATCAATTGGATAAATTTCAGTTAAATAATTTTGTAATTTTAAAGCATAAAGAAGCAATTCAGATGGATAAATTTCAGATGAATAATTTTTTAATTTTGAAGTATAAAGAAACTCAGAAGAAGCTGGTAAAATAAAAAAATGAAAACCAGATATTGAATAAATAATCCATGGAAATCCAGTTAATCCATACATATCAACTAATCCTGGCTCTTGTTTTAATAAGCCTTTGTCTGAAATATATAAATATATTTTATGAATAGGAATCGCATCATCAGCTAAAAATTCTCTTATACTTGAAACGAAACTCCATATTGCATTACGAGCCTTAAAGGGCTGGTTTTTCGGGTCTGTCATTGAAATAAAATTGTAACGGTTTGACAGGCCGGAAAGATATGCGCGATAAGCCAAAGATGAAATTGTGTGAAACAACCAAGGGCCATATTTAAGTGGTTTAGGATAGACATAACAATGATTACGCGATCTTGCTCGATGAACTCCCAGAAGGAACGGAGTAAACTGTTCATGAAAAAGAGACTCACCTAATTTATTTAGCCGTTGCTCACATGCCCCAGGGCCACCTGTGCATAGTAACGGGAGAGTCATATCTGGAAGGCCTAAAGGTCGGTTAATTCCAGGTATTACAAAATGGGAAGAAAACAATGAAAGTAAAGATTCCGTTATCCAGTGACTGCCCGCTATTTTATATCCATTTTTCCGGCAATCTCTGAAACACAGCATACACGCTGGTGTAGTGTCTGCAGAATTCGGCTTTAATTTAGGCTGAAGTTGAAGCAGCCGAGCAAAACACTTGAACAAGAGATGTAATTTAACCGTATCCGATTTGAATCCCGAACTCGAAAGCAGTTCAATAATGGCATGTCGCAATTGATTGGTTTCGGACTTCTTATCTGAACTACCGACATAGTTAATACTTTGCAAAGACTCCTTAGCTTTTCGTTCAGATTCCTCGGCCTGATAGAAAAAATCAAGAGCTTTTAAATAATACGAGTCTCGAGACTCAACAAGTTCGAACATAATGTCAGTAGTTTGAGCATAAAAGAGAGGTGTTTCGCCCGATTCATCCAATTCAGTAGCCCTGGAAGGATCCTGTTTGAGCAAAAGTCTAACGATCTCTATTTCCCCTTGCTTAACAGCCTCGTGAATATCTCCAGCAAAAAGATTCACTTGCGCAACATAAAAAAAGCAAACAAACCAACTTAAGATCGATTTCACTAGCATAAAAGGTCCCGAAAATTAAAGTGACTAGGGCATTTAAAAATCTGATCAAACCAGATTCATTTTTCAACACGACCACTATTCCTAATCAATTTGGCTGTCAACTTCTTCTAGAGCGGCTCCAGCCACAGCGATTCCCGTCAAAATAAATTATGGTGTTTAAACGAGCTGTCCGGATTGAGCAGTTGGAAAAAGAAATGCGTTCTTAGAAAGCCGATGATTTGTATCCGCGAGATGCAGCCGCAGCGATTCCTGGCAAAATAAGTTATGGTGTTTAAGCGGGCTGTCATGTGCCCGGGTTCAAGACATTTGAGACTGGAAAGGGCTCACTTGGATTGATTTTTGGCCGTTGACTGTCTTGTTTGATCATCGAAGCAATTTTGTGTGAATCCGAATTTAGTCCGGAGTAATTTTGGTTTAGCCTGAATTTATGGCGATTCGTTATGGAAGGTATCCTATTCAGGAAGACCTAAGGTTTTGCCGTTCACAACCTTTTGTCAAAGAATTAAGGATGCCTTGTGCGCTGTCGTTTTCAGCATTCCAATTTAGAGCAAAAAATGGAAAGAGCTCTTCGTAATGCAAAAGCAAATTGAAGAACTTGGCTTAAAGCTCTTTGAAGAAATGCGGGGAGAAATCCCTGGAATATTTAACAGCGACTATTGGCAGGGAAAGCTGATGGACTGGGTGATGAAAGATCCAAGCTTCCGAGTGGATCTGTTTCATTTTGTGGATGTTCTGCCCCAATTAAGGAGTTCTGAACAAGTCGCTCAGCACATTAAAGAATATCTGCTGAAAGAGGGCCGTATATTGCCAGGCGTGATCAGCGTGGCGTTGAAAGCGGCGACTGCGCGTTTAAGTTCAGGAATTGCGACAAGAAGCATCCGTAAAAATATCAGCGCTATGGCAGAGCGTTTTGTGGTTGGGCGAGAGGTCAAGAGTGCCATCCAAGAGTTGCATGCGCTGCATGAACAAGGGATTGCGTTTACAGTCGATTTACTTGGTGAATACAGCCTCAGCAACCAGCAAGCCGATGAATACCAAAAGCGTTATCTCGATCTCATTCACCATTTAGTTCGTATCGCGAATCAGTGGAGATCCGATCCGGTGATGGATGTTATGCCGCGTGTCCATATGTCGATCAAGATCCCAGTCTTGGAGCCTCAGATCAAGGCCGTAGATCCAGTGGGTTCGCTTGAGAAACTTCGAAAACGCATTCTACCTTTGTTCGAAGCAGCGGATCGGGAGAATGTGTTTCTAAATCTTGATTTAGGGCAATGGGAGTATCATGAGATTACTTATCATCTGTTTGAATCATTATCGAAGTTCAAGAATATAGGGATTGTGGTTCAAGCCTATCTGAAGAGCTCAGAGGGCGATTTAGAGCGTCTATTGACTCTAGCGAAAAAACGAGGTGCGCCGATCGGAGCCTGTTTGGTGAAAGGAGCTTACTGGGATTTCGAGGTTGTGAACGCGCAACAAAAGGGTTTTGAATGCCCTGTCTTTAAGGACAAAGCGGAAACGGATCGAAATTATGAAAAACTAAGCCGATTCTTGCTCGATCACGCAGAGCATTTTCACATCGCATTCGGCAGCCATAACCTTCGTTCGATTGCTCAAGCCATTGTTTACGCAGAGCGTCAAAAAATCCCCTCAAGCGCTTACGAGATTCAGATGCTCTATGGCATGGCCGAACCTGAGCGCAAAGTGTTACGGGCCCGCGGTCATCGAGTGCGAGTCTATGCGCCCATTGGAGAGCTCTTGCCCGGTATGGCTTATCTCGTGCGCTGTCTTTTCGAGAATACTTCGAACACGGGCTTTCTCAAGCTCAGTCATCGGGACAATATCGATCCGATCGTTCTTCTCAAAGAGCCAGCGGTGAGCCTCGAAGGAACCCCAAAGGCTACTTTAAACGATTCTGCGAATGGCTCGCTGACTGATTTTACCAAGCCAGAGAATCGAGAAGGTTTCCAAAAAAGTTTGGACCGGTGGGCGAAGACTTTTCCGATTCGAGTGCCTGTCATCTTATCAGGGTTCAGTCAAAAAGGTGAACGGGTATTTGAAGGTGTTACGCCGAATGATGGTCAAACGGTTGTCGCACGCGTTGAAATGGCTAGCCAAGAGCAAGCCGAGCAAGCGATCCAAAATGCATTTGAAGCCATGACAAACTGGCGAGCTCAAAGCCTTGCTACACGCACTCAATGGCTTCGCAAGTTAGCGGATATTTTAGAGCGCGATCGATTCGAGCTTGCTGCTCTTCAATGCTATGAAGTCGCAAAACCCTGGCTGGAAGCGGACAGAGATGTGGCAGAAGCCATCGATTCTTGTCGCTACTACGCCAGGCAAGCTGAGCAAGAGCTCAGTCCCCGAAAACAGGGCCATCTGCTGGGGGAACAGAATTGGCTCAGCTACGAAGGAAGAGGACCTTGCTTCGTCCTGGCTCCTGGGAATTTTTCATTGGCGATTCTCTGTGGCATGGCTGTAGCGGCCTTGGTTTCAGGCAACACGGTGATTATGAAACCTGCAAAGAACGCTTCGCTGGTCGCGAAAAGCCTGTTTGATCGAATTCTGGAGTCAGGTTTCCCAAAGGAAGTATGTCAGTTCTTACCTGGATGTGGCTCGGAAATAGAGGCTTATTGGGTCGAGCACCCCCTGGTCGCTCAAATCGCTTTCAGCGGAAGTCGAGATGTGGGCTTGCAGATCATTGAAAAAGCGGCAAAGACAAAGCGGGGCCAGCCTCAAGTAAAACGCGTTATTTGTGAGATGGGTACTAAGAACGCCGTGATTGTCGACGATGACGCGGATCTGGATGAAGCTGTGCTTGGCATTCTTCACAGTGCCTTTGGCTTTGCTGGACAAAAATCCTCGGCTGCTTCCAGGATTCTGGTTCATGAAGCCATCTATGAAAGTTTTGTCTCAAGACTTATTGAAGGTTGTCAAAGCTTGGTTGTGGGATCTGCGGTTCAGCCGAGTATTTCACTGCCTCCCGTGGTAGATGAACAAGCACGGCAACGCCTCCTGCATGAGATTGAGCTGGCCAGCAAAGAAAATAAGCTTCTCTATCGAGGAGAGATACCCGATCAGGGCTTTTTTGTTCCAGTGGCCCTTTTTGAAGTGGAGAGCGAACAAGTTCGGCTCATGCAACAGGAGTTTTTGGGGCCAATCTTGGCGATCATGAAGATGAAGACTTTTGCTGAATGTCTTCGAGTCGCAGCGTCAACGGAGTTTGCACGAACAGGAATGGTATACTCTCGAAGCCCAAAGAATCTAGAATTGGCAAAAAAAGAATTTCGCGCAGGGAATCTGTACTTCAATCGAGCTAGCACAGGTTTGGGCATGAGCGGAATTGGCACCAAGGCGGGTGGGCCAGGGTATTTGCTGAACTTCGTGGACCTCAAAGTTGTGACGGAGAATACCCTGTGAGACGAGGGTTCACACCGGAGTTGAGTTCGATGAATGGGTGAACAAATTCGGGAGTTTGTTCATCCAAAATCAATGGATGGGCACATTTAAGAAATTACTGAATCTTTTGAGTCAAGAAGAACGTCGGCAAGGATTATTGCTGATGCTGCTCACACTTTGGGCGATGGTTCTGGAGACTCTGGGGGTTGGGCTCATTATTCCCGTATTGGCTCTTGTGAGCGAAGAGAAAATTCCGAAATACGAATTTTTTCCGATGCTTAACCAAGTGCAGATGGTAGCAGGAGCGATGTTGGGTCTGGTGCTCTTCTACACGCTCAAAATGGTTTTCATAATATGTTTGGCTTGGAAGCAACCCAAATTTGCCTATTCTGTTGGATGTCGTCTATCTCAAACTCTGTTTGAGGGATATTTGAAGCAACCTTACACCTTTCATCTGCAGAGAAATTCAGCTCAGTTAATCCATCATGCAACACAAGGAGTGAATATTTTTGTGCACAACGGATTGCTGGCAGGGCTTAATTTATTGGCTGAAGTCTTTGTGCTACTGGGGATTTGGCTGCTGATGATGATTGTAGAACCCATGGGCACTCTCATTGTCATGCTGCTTCTTGGTGCTTGTGTATCGGTATATCATCAGCAAACAAAAAATCGTATTTTACGCTGGGGGAAACAGCGCCATTATCACGAAGGGATGCGCATCCAAAGCCTTCAACAAGGCCTTGGTGGTGCGAAAGATGTTAAACTCCTTGGACGAGAAAGCGAATTTTTAAAACAGTATTCTTATCATAATTTTCATAATAGCCGAGCTTTAAGCAAGCAAAGTCTGATCGGCACATTGCCTCGTCTTTGGCTTGAGTGGTTTGCTGTCATTGCCTTGGCAGCCTTGGTTCTCATCATGCTTGCGCAAAGAAAGCCTATTTCAGAACTTATCCCGATGCTGGGCCTTTTTGCTGCTGCAGCGTTTCGCTTAATGCCATCGGTCAATCGAATGATTTCGAATGCTCAAAGTGTTCGATACGCCTTGCCGGTTATTAATCAAATCAGCTCTGAACTGTCTTTGTTTTCAGAAAAATCAAAAAGTGAGAAAGGCGAGTGTAAGCCAATTAATTTCAAAAGAGAAATTGAAGTTCAGAGCCTAAGCTATTGTTACCCTCAAGCGCAGAATTACGCGCTCAAAGCCGTATCTTTCAAGATTGCCAAAGGGACCTCTGTAGGTTTTGTTGGAAGTAGCGGAGCCGGAAAGAGCACGATGGTGGATTTGCTCTTGGGTCTCCTAACTCCAACATCTGGCCAGATTAGGGTAGATAATTGCGACATACAAACCAGCTTGAGAGCGTGGCAAGATTTAATTGGCTATGTACCACAGAGTATCTATTTGACGGATGATACATTGCGTCGCAATGTGGCTTTCGGTCTTGCCGATGAGCAGATAGATGAAGTTGCTGTGCTTCGCGCAATCAGATCTGCACAACTTGATGCATTTGTTTCCAGTTTGCCCTCTGGTTTGGATACTTTAGTAGGCGAACGGGGGATTCGTTTATCGGGTGGCCAAAGACAGCGAATTGGCATTGCTCGTGCGCTGTACCATAATCCAGAGGTGCTTGTATTGGACGAAGCGACAAGCGCTTTAGATGTTGAAACAGAGCAAGGGGTCATGGAATCGATCCAGGCTCTGAGATCCGATAAAACAATTTTGATTGTTGCTCATCGTCTGAGTACCGTTGCTCATTGCGATGAACTCTTTCGTTTTGATGCTGGCCGATTGGTTGAAGGCACTCTAGCAGCGGAAGTTCTTGCCTAATTTCGAAATAAAACGTTGTAATAGAACGCTTTCACGAGGTTAAGAGTCTAAGAGCAGAAGTGGTTCAAAAATTTAAATACGTGAAAAAATGGGACTAAAATGGGCGGAGCCTAATTTTCGATATGACGTATAGTCCGGGTCTTGTGTCTGTAATAATACCGTATTACAAGAAAAAAAGACGAATTATTGAATGCATTAAAAGTATCTTGAATCAAAGACATAATTTAATTGAGATCATAGTGATTGATGATGGCTCAGAAGATGACTTGATTTATTTTTTAAAAGAAATAAATGTCAATTTAAAATTAATAAAGCAATTCAATTGCGGACCAAGTTCTGCAAGAAATGCAGGTATTTCTGCTAGCCAAGGAGAATATTTAAAATTTTTGGATGCAGATGATTTTTTGCTTGATCAATTGAAAGAAGAAGTTGAATTTTCAAAATTGCTAAAAAATAACGAATTTTCAGTAGGTTGTTCTTTGAAGTTAAGCGAAGCATCTGGTGTTATAAGCCCTCATTCTAGAAGAGATGCGCTTAGCAGCTATGTTCCTAATGGGGTTGAATTAGCATTAGATGCTCCGTTGATTTCAGCGCCTCTTTGGCCTCGTTACGTGATTCAAAACTTAGGCGGTTTTAGGGAAGATATAACCTATCGCGAAGATTATGAATTTTTTATGCGTGCTATTTTAAGTGGGTACAAGCCAGTATTTATTCCGCTTCCAGTTTTTGTATATTGTGATTATCAGTGCGACCAAAGAGTTAGCCGACAACTTCCTAAAGCTACATCAAAACAGCAATTAAAAATATTTAAAGGATTGATATTTTGCCTTCAAGGAAATTCTGAATTATCTTTAGATATTGTTTTAAATGAAGCTCTTTCAGCGGCAGCTTGGCAGGCAGCGCGTATCTTGGTAAGAGAGGGGTCTATTCAGGAAGCGGCCTTGTTATTTAGGCTTAGCAGAGAACTCTCTCATGGGGATAAAATCGTTGGACAATGGCAGTATCAACTGGCTTGCCGAATTTTAGGCCCAATCGCAGCGGAGCAGTTTTTAACCAAGGCTAGGAAGCTAGTGAACAAGATGTTGAGCCTATTGCCTAATTAAGTAATGATAATTTCATTTTTTACAACCTGTATTGGAAATGGTCCGATAGTTAAAAATAATTATAAAACATATAAATATTTTAAAAATAATTTCAATAAAGATTTAAAATGTCATTATGTCACAACAGAGGAGCATCCTCACTGGAAAGATGTTGAGATTGTTGATGTGGAAATATTCAATTTAAAATCAAAAAAGGCTGTAACGATGCTTCTAAAGTATTGGTGCTATGTGAGACGAGAGAAACCAACGTTTGTTGTGGCCTCAGGGCCTCTTCAATCGATGATAGCCTTGCTGGTTCGTTTGGTTTTTCGAGGAAAAGAAAAAATAATAGTCAATAATCACACGGTAATGTCAATATTTTTAGAAGAACAAAAAACATTTATAGATCGAAAATTATTGAAATATATTATTATGTTTTTATATCAATTTTCAGATTTAATTTTGGCTATTTCGAAAGATGTTGCTGAAGATTTAGAAAGATTTTTGAAATTGCCGAATGGAACAGTGATGGTTGCTTATAATCCTAGTTATGATGAAAAAATATTGAGCCTTCGCTCTGAAAAAAAT contains these protein-coding regions:
- a CDS encoding proline dehydrogenase family protein, with protein sequence MQKQIEELGLKLFEEMRGEIPGIFNSDYWQGKLMDWVMKDPSFRVDLFHFVDVLPQLRSSEQVAQHIKEYLLKEGRILPGVISVALKAATARLSSGIATRSIRKNISAMAERFVVGREVKSAIQELHALHEQGIAFTVDLLGEYSLSNQQADEYQKRYLDLIHHLVRIANQWRSDPVMDVMPRVHMSIKIPVLEPQIKAVDPVGSLEKLRKRILPLFEAADRENVFLNLDLGQWEYHEITYHLFESLSKFKNIGIVVQAYLKSSEGDLERLLTLAKKRGAPIGACLVKGAYWDFEVVNAQQKGFECPVFKDKAETDRNYEKLSRFLLDHAEHFHIAFGSHNLRSIAQAIVYAERQKIPSSAYEIQMLYGMAEPERKVLRARGHRVRVYAPIGELLPGMAYLVRCLFENTSNTGFLKLSHRDNIDPIVLLKEPAVSLEGTPKATLNDSANGSLTDFTKPENREGFQKSLDRWAKTFPIRVPVILSGFSQKGERVFEGVTPNDGQTVVARVEMASQEQAEQAIQNAFEAMTNWRAQSLATRTQWLRKLADILERDRFELAALQCYEVAKPWLEADRDVAEAIDSCRYYARQAEQELSPRKQGHLLGEQNWLSYEGRGPCFVLAPGNFSLAILCGMAVAALVSGNTVIMKPAKNASLVAKSLFDRILESGFPKEVCQFLPGCGSEIEAYWVEHPLVAQIAFSGSRDVGLQIIEKAAKTKRGQPQVKRVICEMGTKNAVIVDDDADLDEAVLGILHSAFGFAGQKSSAASRILVHEAIYESFVSRLIEGCQSLVVGSAVQPSISLPPVVDEQARQRLLHEIELASKENKLLYRGEIPDQGFFVPVALFEVESEQVRLMQQEFLGPILAIMKMKTFAECLRVAASTEFARTGMVYSRSPKNLELAKKEFRAGNLYFNRASTGLGMSGIGTKAGGPGYLLNFVDLKVVTENTL
- a CDS encoding ABC transporter ATP-binding protein, whose product is MFIQNQWMGTFKKLLNLLSQEERRQGLLLMLLTLWAMVLETLGVGLIIPVLALVSEEKIPKYEFFPMLNQVQMVAGAMLGLVLFYTLKMVFIICLAWKQPKFAYSVGCRLSQTLFEGYLKQPYTFHLQRNSAQLIHHATQGVNIFVHNGLLAGLNLLAEVFVLLGIWLLMMIVEPMGTLIVMLLLGACVSVYHQQTKNRILRWGKQRHYHEGMRIQSLQQGLGGAKDVKLLGRESEFLKQYSYHNFHNSRALSKQSLIGTLPRLWLEWFAVIALAALVLIMLAQRKPISELIPMLGLFAAAAFRLMPSVNRMISNAQSVRYALPVINQISSELSLFSEKSKSEKGECKPINFKREIEVQSLSYCYPQAQNYALKAVSFKIAKGTSVGFVGSSGAGKSTMVDLLLGLLTPTSGQIRVDNCDIQTSLRAWQDLIGYVPQSIYLTDDTLRRNVAFGLADEQIDEVAVLRAIRSAQLDAFVSSLPSGLDTLVGERGIRLSGGQRQRIGIARALYHNPEVLVLDEATSALDVETEQGVMESIQALRSDKTILIVAHRLSTVAHCDELFRFDAGRLVEGTLAAEVLA
- a CDS encoding glycosyltransferase, encoding MTYSPGLVSVIIPYYKKKRRIIECIKSILNQRHNLIEIIVIDDGSEDDLIYFLKEINVNLKLIKQFNCGPSSARNAGISASQGEYLKFLDADDFLLDQLKEEVEFSKLLKNNEFSVGCSLKLSEASGVISPHSRRDALSSYVPNGVELALDAPLISAPLWPRYVIQNLGGFREDITYREDYEFFMRAILSGYKPVFIPLPVFVYCDYQCDQRVSRQLPKATSKQQLKIFKGLIFCLQGNSELSLDIVLNEALSAAAWQAARILVREGSIQEAALLFRLSRELSHGDKIVGQWQYQLACRILGPIAAEQFLTKARKLVNKMLSLLPN